The DNA region AAGGCACTCGAGAAGGGCCGCACCACCGCCGAGAAGTCCCAGGCGCTGCTGGACAAGATCACCCCGACCGCCGACGCGGCCGACCTCAAGGGTGTCGACTTCGTGATCGAGGCCGTCTTCGAGAGCCAGGACCTCAAGCACAAGGTCTTCCAGGAGATCGAGGACATCGTCGAGCCCAACGCGCTGCTGGGCTCGAACACCTCCACCCTGCCGATCACCGGTCTGGCGACCGGCGTGAAGCGCCAGGAGGACTTCATCGGGATCCACTTCTTCTCGCCGGTCGACAAGATGCCCCTGGTGGAGATCATCAAGGGCGAGAAGACCTCCGACGAGGCGCTGGCCCGGGTGTTCGACTACGTGCTGGCCATCCGCAAGACCCCGATCGTGGTCAACGACAGCCGCGGCTTCTACACCAGCCGCGTCATCGGCACCTTCGTCAACGAGGCGCTGATGATGCTCGGTGAGGGCGTGGAGCCGGCCAGCATCGAGCAGGCCGGTCTGCAGGCCGGTTACCCGGCGGCCCCGCTGCAGCTCTGCGACGAGCTCAACCTGGAGCTGATGCAGAAGATCGCCATCGCCACCCGCGAGGGTGTCGAGGCGGCCGGCGGCACCTACGAGCAGCAGCAGAACGAGGTCGTCGTCGAGAAGATGATCGAGCTCGGTCGCCCGTCGCGGCTGTCCGGTGCCGGTTTCTACGAGTACGTCGACGGCAAGCGCTCGGGTCTGTGGCCCGGCCTGCGGGAGACCTTCAACTCCGGCTCGAAGCAGATGCCGCTGCAGGACATGATCGACCGGATGCTGTTCGCCGAGGTGCTGGAGACCCAGAAGTGCTTCGACGAGGGAGTGCTGACCTCGACCGCCGACGCCAACATCGGCGCGATCATGGGCATCGGCTTCCCGGCCTGGACCGGTGGCACCGCGCAGTTCATCACCGGCTACCCCGGTGGCAAGGCTGCATTCGTGGCACGGGCCAAGGAACTGGCCGCCACCTACGGTGACCGGTTCAACCCCCCGGCGTCGCTGCTGTAGCTGCGCCGATGACGACGGCCCGCTTCGCCCGGCTCCGCCGCGCTTGCGACCGTCGTTAGTCTGGAGACGTGGAATCCCCCGAAGCCCCGCGGTTTCGGGGGATTCTGCGTTTTCTGGACCGCGAGGTGAGCCTCGGGGCGCTCATCGAAGCCGGGCTGTGGTTCGGCCTGGTCTACGTGATCGCGGGCGTGGTGTGGCTGTTCATGCACCCCGACGGGGTCGAACGCCTGCAGACCCAGGCCGAACGGCAGTACGGGATACCGCCGTCCAGCGTCTACGAAGTGGCGACGGTGACCTCGGTCGCGCTGTGGCCGGTGATGCTGCTGCTGCCCGCCGACGTCTGTACCCGCTGAACGCCGCCGGTCAGTCCCGGCGGGCCAGCAGATAGTGCCGCACCGGCTGTCCGCTGCCGGCCGGCAGAAAGCTCGGTTCGTCGGCGGCCGCCACCAACTCCCACTTCGGCGCGAACAGCCGCGCGAGCTCGGCCTCGTCGATACCGCGGACCCCGAACAATGCGCCGGGAACGACGCCGATGATCAGCATCCGCGACTGCGCCGTGGTCACCGCATCGACCGACCGGGCGTAGGCGATGCGGTCCTTGTCGTTCATGCCGTGGATACAGCCGCTGTCGATGACCAGCGCGAAGTCCCCGCCGACGTCGGCGGCAGCCAGCTCGGCGATGTCGGCGCACACGAAACGGACCGAGACCTTCCCGGCGTCGGCCTTGTCGCGGGCGGCCTCCAGCGCCCGCGGGGCGAAGTCGACGCCGGTGACGGTCCAACCGTTCTGCGCCAGGTAGATGGCGTCGTCGCCGGTGCCGCACCCCAGATCCAGGGCCGTGCCCGGCGGCAGCGCCATCTCGGGGCCGCCCTCGACCAGGTTGCGCAGTCCGCGGGCCAGGGCGTGGCCGTCCCAGGGGGTGAACCCCGCCCGATACATGGCACGGAACAGCTTCTGCCTGGCGGTCATAGTGGCTAGATCGCGCCCATGTCCGACGACAGCCAGTGCTCGGGACGCAGGCGGATGACCACCTGATCACCCAGCTTCAACGCGAACTGCAGGTAGCGTTCGGCGCGTTCGGCCGGCAGGTAGCGATGTGCCAGCTCGATGTGGTGGTCATCGGTGCCGGGCTCGATGCGGCTGACCGCCCCCTCCACGCTGACGTAGCGCAGGGTCGGCTCGGTGCGCTCCACCATCAGCGAAAACCGGCCGGCCGCCCGGATCAGCTCCGCTTTGCGTGCGTTCGCCGCGGTCAGCACCCAGGGCTCGCCACCGGGGGAGTACTGGTACCACATCGGTACCGTCAGCGGCCCCCGGTCCGGCCCGGCGTGCACCGATAACGCAGCGATGTGTGGTTCGGACAGAAACAGCTCGCGCTCGTCGACGGACATTGCCATGGATTCGAGGCTAGCGGCAACGGCCGTCGGGAGCCGTTCGCCATGCGGGCGGGGGTCGCCCTAGATTGCCGGACCCAGCAGGTCGTCGGCGTCGCGGATGATGTAGCCGTAGCCCTGCTCGGCCAGGAACCGCTGCCGGTGCGCGGCGTATTCGGCGTCCAGGCTGTCGCGGGCGACCACC from Mycolicibacter sp. MU0083 includes:
- a CDS encoding class I SAM-dependent methyltransferase codes for the protein MTARQKLFRAMYRAGFTPWDGHALARGLRNLVEGGPEMALPPGTALDLGCGTGDDAIYLAQNGWTVTGVDFAPRALEAARDKADAGKVSVRFVCADIAELAAADVGGDFALVIDSGCIHGMNDKDRIAYARSVDAVTTAQSRMLIIGVVPGALFGVRGIDEAELARLFAPKWELVAAADEPSFLPAGSGQPVRHYLLARRD
- a CDS encoding pyridoxamine 5'-phosphate oxidase family protein, translated to MAMSVDERELFLSEPHIAALSVHAGPDRGPLTVPMWYQYSPGGEPWVLTAANARKAELIRAAGRFSLMVERTEPTLRYVSVEGAVSRIEPGTDDHHIELAHRYLPAERAERYLQFALKLGDQVVIRLRPEHWLSSDMGAI